A genomic region of Phosphitispora fastidiosa contains the following coding sequences:
- a CDS encoding glycoside hydrolase family 15 protein, with translation MKPLINTAIIGNGRILAALSSKGGLHRFFWPQIDNAQHLNHTWAALLTPAFGDRAVRLDDEGSWVYSQDYVNNIGVLQTTAGSKRGGLQVTTLDFACPDRDLVCRCFEIKNCSDRPLPVVFLFYASMHINESTQYNSTRFDNERDILFHYRQDTWFAIAGDRETDDYQCGIGSEYALSGNFDGNSVAMSPDGGQAWNLRALEPGETRNLAVFIAAGHNRQEAEDNIRYAREAGWHNLLQETTGFWEHYLGQAYIPAGAGPEVIKLYQRSVMVCRLLMNRDTGGIIAAPEFDECYTRCGGYAYVWGRDAAMIAHAMLKAGYPGYARDFYRWAVRNQLPTGEWPQRQYTSGSLAPGWGDQIDSTGAVIWGIYQYCKETWDNDFLGEAWPAVMRSGDFLQKWVSEESDLSRMSWDLWEERFGEHAYSCAAVYGGLKAAGLLAKTFGEFDTALRWLEAAKVFGENMAKYFWDSERERFIRSGWMAAGWEEFACKRDNGLQVREVIGHKGYISYEYFGDDTADASLLGLTVPFGVVLPEDDKMIKTAEHLEAALAVPDIGGIRRYAADCYIGGNPWVLTTLWLGMYYASRGNWEKAAGFARWALEHQTSLGFLPEQVDRNTGQTAWVVPLAWSHAMFLLLVNMFAEAGQTSHLAW, from the coding sequence GTGAAACCACTAATCAACACAGCAATTATCGGAAATGGGAGAATACTGGCGGCGCTCAGTTCCAAAGGCGGACTGCACCGGTTCTTCTGGCCGCAGATAGATAATGCCCAGCATCTTAACCATACCTGGGCGGCGCTTTTAACCCCGGCGTTTGGTGACCGGGCGGTCAGGCTTGATGATGAGGGGAGCTGGGTTTACTCTCAGGATTATGTGAATAATATCGGAGTTTTGCAAACAACAGCAGGGTCGAAACGGGGCGGACTGCAGGTTACTACCCTTGACTTTGCCTGCCCGGACCGGGATCTTGTCTGCCGCTGCTTCGAGATTAAAAACTGTTCCGACAGGCCGCTGCCGGTAGTGTTTCTTTTTTATGCTTCAATGCACATTAATGAGAGCACACAGTATAACTCCACCAGGTTTGATAATGAAAGGGATATTTTATTTCATTACCGCCAGGACACGTGGTTTGCTATTGCCGGTGACCGGGAAACAGATGACTATCAGTGCGGCATCGGCAGCGAATATGCCTTGTCCGGCAATTTTGACGGCAACAGTGTGGCCATGTCTCCCGACGGGGGCCAGGCATGGAACCTGAGAGCGCTGGAGCCGGGAGAGACGAGAAATCTGGCTGTTTTTATCGCGGCAGGGCATAACAGGCAGGAAGCAGAGGATAATATAAGATATGCCCGGGAAGCCGGGTGGCACAATTTGCTGCAAGAAACGACCGGGTTTTGGGAACATTATCTGGGGCAGGCATATATACCGGCAGGTGCAGGCCCTGAAGTGATAAAATTGTACCAGCGCTCAGTTATGGTGTGTCGGCTTTTAATGAACCGGGATACCGGGGGCATTATAGCAGCACCCGAATTTGACGAGTGTTATACCCGGTGCGGCGGTTATGCGTATGTATGGGGGCGGGATGCCGCCATGATTGCACATGCCATGCTGAAGGCCGGATACCCCGGTTATGCCAGGGATTTTTACCGCTGGGCCGTCAGGAACCAGTTACCGACAGGTGAATGGCCCCAGAGACAATATACCTCCGGGAGTTTGGCTCCGGGCTGGGGAGACCAGATTGATTCCACCGGGGCGGTAATCTGGGGTATCTACCAGTACTGTAAGGAAACATGGGATAATGATTTTTTGGGGGAAGCCTGGCCTGCGGTGATGCGGTCAGGGGATTTTTTGCAGAAGTGGGTGAGTGAAGAATCGGATTTATCCAGGATGTCGTGGGATCTTTGGGAAGAACGCTTCGGCGAGCATGCCTATTCATGTGCCGCGGTCTATGGCGGACTTAAGGCAGCAGGATTGCTGGCCAAAACGTTTGGAGAGTTTGATACCGCTCTCAGGTGGCTGGAAGCGGCAAAGGTCTTTGGAGAGAATATGGCGAAATACTTCTGGGATTCGGAGCGGGAGAGATTTATCAGGTCGGGATGGATGGCTGCCGGCTGGGAGGAATTTGCCTGTAAGAGAGATAACGGTTTACAGGTGAGAGAGGTCATCGGCCATAAGGGATATATTTCCTATGAGTACTTCGGTGATGATACTGCCGATGCCAGTCTTTTGGGGCTGACAGTTCCTTTTGGAGTAGTACTGCCGGAAGATGACAAGATGATTAAAACAGCGGAACACCTGGAGGCGGCCCTGGCTGTCCCGGATATTGGCGGAATCCGAAGATATGCTGCGGATTGTTATATCGGGGGGAACCCCTGGGTATTGACGACCCTCTGGCTGGGGATGTATTACGCATCCAGGGGGAACTGGGAAAAAGCAGCCGGATTTGCCCGTTGGGCTCTGGAACACCAAACATCACTTGGTTTCCTTCCGGAACAGGTGGACCGCAATACGGGACAGACTGCCTGGGTTGTGCCTCTGGCATGGTCCCATGCGATGTTCTTACTTCTGGTGAACATGTTTGCCGAAGCCGGGCAGACTTCGCATTTAGCCTGGTAA
- a CDS encoding glucodextranase DOMON-like domain-containing protein, giving the protein MSGGKHRILVITGTLLLFFVLAGLGTAAFTAGQAKERFNRERVIFAMEDPAGDDFGPGTYEYPTDSIFDPKKEHFDLHEFSVSALRNTYYFDLVFPRVTNPWGASEGFSHAMVQVYISDDPDRGRIETFREGANVIFDPRHPWHYFIKVVSFNKTAVYYADDYEGAEGRDSGVAARLQPDGSTVKVTIPKALLPGDPSNWRYYVLVGAQDGLGPDNFRKVNATANRWVFGGGTDTDYDPNVIDLLASPGKQQKLLGSYDASRRQLAVIEPVGPSKIVPTRWENILDKVIVFLQKMKVKL; this is encoded by the coding sequence GTGAGCGGAGGAAAGCACAGAATACTGGTCATCACAGGGACATTGCTGCTTTTTTTTGTCCTGGCAGGTTTGGGGACAGCCGCTTTTACCGCCGGTCAGGCCAAAGAAAGGTTTAACCGGGAGCGGGTCATTTTTGCTATGGAAGACCCTGCCGGTGATGATTTTGGACCGGGGACCTATGAGTATCCTACGGATTCAATTTTTGACCCCAAAAAAGAACATTTTGATCTGCATGAATTTTCGGTTTCCGCACTGAGAAATACATATTATTTTGATCTGGTTTTTCCCAGGGTAACCAATCCCTGGGGCGCATCGGAAGGGTTTAGCCATGCCATGGTCCAGGTATACATATCCGATGACCCGGACAGAGGCAGAATCGAGACCTTCAGAGAGGGAGCCAATGTTATTTTTGACCCCCGCCATCCGTGGCATTATTTTATCAAGGTAGTCAGTTTTAACAAGACTGCTGTATATTACGCTGACGATTATGAGGGAGCTGAGGGCAGAGACAGCGGCGTTGCGGCCCGGCTTCAGCCAGACGGAAGCACAGTGAAGGTAACTATACCCAAAGCCCTGCTGCCCGGTGACCCGTCCAACTGGCGGTATTATGTTCTCGTAGGTGCTCAGGACGGCCTGGGGCCGGACAATTTCAGGAAAGTTAATGCCACTGCCAATCGCTGGGTATTTGGCGGCGGCACGGATACTGATTATGACCCTAATGTTATTGACCTGCTGGCATCCCCGGGTAAACAGCAGAAGCTGCTGGGCTCATATGATGCCTCCCGGCGGCAGCTAGCGGTAATAGAACCTGTGGGGCCCTCAAAAATCGTGCCAACCAGGTGGGAAAACATCTTGGATAAGGTTATAGTATTTTTGCAAAAAATGAAGGTAAAGCTCTAA
- a CDS encoding Cof-type HAD-IIB family hydrolase: MGRFRLIATDLDDTLLDDNLQISSRTRRVLNIAAEKGSVVTIATGRMYRSACPVALDLGIEVPIITYQGALVKNACSGEVLAETPLPLSLAGEVLAEGYRASVHMNLYFDDCLYVDSLTAAGTGYALLAGVKQHPVGSLVQYLGAARVDPTKILYIAEPELLDSLKGDLEAKFGDSLYITKSKPNYLEFMHPLATKKHALENLARSFDISREEIIVFGDSYNDLDMIEWAGMGVAMRNAPAEVRGKADYVTDTNNRDGVAKALERFLEY, from the coding sequence GTGGGGAGATTCAGACTCATTGCAACAGATCTTGATGATACTCTTCTTGATGATAACCTGCAGATTTCATCCAGGACCAGAAGGGTACTAAATATAGCGGCTGAAAAGGGAAGTGTGGTTACCATAGCCACCGGAAGGATGTACCGTTCAGCCTGTCCGGTGGCCCTTGACCTGGGAATCGAGGTCCCTATTATCACCTACCAGGGCGCTTTGGTGAAAAACGCCTGTTCCGGAGAGGTGCTGGCAGAAACACCGCTGCCTTTAAGTCTGGCAGGAGAGGTGCTGGCTGAAGGATACCGGGCCAGTGTTCACATGAACCTTTATTTTGATGACTGTCTCTATGTGGACAGTCTGACCGCAGCAGGTACGGGCTATGCGCTGCTGGCCGGAGTTAAGCAGCATCCGGTGGGCAGCCTGGTTCAATACCTTGGGGCAGCACGGGTCGATCCAACCAAGATTCTGTATATTGCCGAACCGGAACTGCTGGATTCGCTGAAGGGTGACCTGGAGGCAAAATTTGGCGACAGCCTCTATATTACCAAGTCAAAACCAAACTACCTGGAATTTATGCACCCACTGGCAACTAAGAAACATGCCCTTGAAAACCTGGCCCGAAGTTTTGATATTTCCCGGGAAGAAATTATCGTTTTTGGTGACAGCTACAACGACCTGGACATGATAGAGTGGGCGGGTATGGGTGTGGCTATGAGGAATGCCCCTGCCGAGGTTAGGGGAAAAGCTGATTATGTGACAGATACCAATAACAGGGACGGGGTGGCCAAGGCTTTGGAGCGGTTTTTGGAGTATTAG
- a CDS encoding phage holin family protein, with translation MRGLIIRWVLNALALLATAWLMPGIGLDGFGAALITALVLGIVNAIIRPVILFFTLPLTIVTLGLFTLVINAVMLLITASAVDGFSVSGFWAAFFGSIIITIISGVLSRAVIDDNNGKKRNR, from the coding sequence ATGAGGGGCCTGATTATACGCTGGGTGTTGAATGCGCTGGCGCTGCTGGCGACGGCGTGGCTGATGCCGGGAATTGGGTTGGATGGCTTTGGAGCGGCCTTAATTACTGCCCTGGTGCTGGGTATTGTGAATGCCATCATTCGACCGGTAATCCTGTTTTTCACCCTGCCTCTGACCATTGTGACTCTTGGGCTGTTTACGCTGGTAATAAATGCGGTAATGCTCCTGATAACTGCATCTGCAGTTGACGGCTTTTCAGTTTCCGGCTTCTGGGCAGCATTTTTTGGCTCAATTATCATCACCATCATCAGTGGTGTTTTAAGCCGTGCCGTTATTGATGACAACAACGGTAAAAAGAGAAATAGATAA
- the uvrC gene encoding excinuclease ABC subunit UvrC, translating into MGREQGRLTRCEQGSVDSLDLAEKLKHFPQQPGVYIMKNSSGEIIYVGKAVSLKNRVRSYFQSSKNHSPKVISLVSQVADIEYILTDSEVEALILECNLIKKHRPRYNVRLVDDKSYPYVKVTLNEDFPRVFMTRNVVRDGARYYGPYTDAGALRETLRLLKKVFPLRQCRQRSVARQKRPCLNYHIRRCLAPCQGEVSGMKYLEMIRSVCLFLEGRHEELVKALAARMDKASENLDFEQAAELRDRIRDIEKVVEKQKIVSADPTDQDVIALAREGELSGVVVFFVRGGKLMGRENFIIDETSEMDDGEILTSFVEQYYFKVEYVPRDILLPLELTETEVINTWLEEKRGARVYLRVPRRGEKAKLVEMAQKNAAEELAQHRAREEQARAKLEGALLGLKDYLELTRIPRRIECYDISNIQGTESVGSMVVFVGGKPRNDLYRRFRIKTVEGPNDFASMQEVLKRRFTRGLRELDEIALGKLDGEKAKFAEMPDLVIIDGGKGQLSAAREIMKELQVDPIATYGLAKEQEHLFGEGSPEPVILPRNSESLYLVQRIRDEAHRFAITYHRKLRGKRSLKSVLDDIPGVGAKRRKALVEHFRSMARLKNATVDQLAEAPGITRPVAEAVYEFFQQEEE; encoded by the coding sequence ATGGGGCGTGAACAGGGCCGGTTGACGAGGTGTGAGCAGGGGAGCGTGGATAGTTTGGATCTGGCGGAAAAATTAAAGCATTTTCCTCAGCAACCGGGAGTTTATATTATGAAAAACTCTTCCGGGGAAATAATCTATGTGGGTAAGGCCGTGTCTCTGAAGAACCGGGTCAGGTCTTATTTTCAATCATCCAAGAACCACAGCCCCAAGGTTATCAGCCTGGTCAGCCAGGTGGCGGATATTGAATATATCCTCACCGATTCCGAGGTAGAAGCACTTATCCTGGAATGCAACCTGATCAAGAAACATCGCCCCAGGTATAATGTGAGATTGGTTGATGACAAGAGCTACCCCTATGTAAAGGTAACTCTGAATGAGGACTTTCCCAGGGTTTTTATGACCAGAAATGTAGTTAGGGACGGGGCTCGCTATTATGGTCCGTACACCGATGCCGGGGCCTTAAGGGAAACCCTTAGGCTGTTGAAAAAGGTATTTCCCCTGAGGCAGTGCCGTCAGAGGTCGGTGGCCAGGCAGAAGCGGCCCTGCCTCAATTACCATATCAGGCGCTGCCTGGCCCCCTGTCAGGGGGAAGTAAGCGGGATGAAATATCTTGAAATGATAAGAAGTGTCTGCCTGTTTCTTGAGGGCAGGCATGAGGAACTGGTAAAAGCCCTGGCAGCCCGGATGGATAAAGCTTCGGAAAACCTGGACTTTGAACAGGCGGCAGAGCTTAGGGATCGGATCAGGGATATCGAAAAGGTCGTCGAAAAACAAAAGATTGTTTCTGCTGACCCCACAGACCAGGATGTTATTGCCTTGGCCAGGGAGGGTGAGCTTTCAGGTGTAGTAGTGTTTTTCGTCAGGGGCGGTAAGTTAATGGGCCGGGAAAACTTTATCATTGATGAGACCTCGGAAATGGATGACGGTGAGATTCTGACCTCTTTTGTGGAGCAGTATTATTTCAAGGTGGAGTATGTCCCGAGGGATATCCTGCTTCCTCTGGAACTGACAGAAACTGAGGTTATTAATACGTGGCTGGAGGAGAAGAGAGGCGCCCGGGTCTATCTCAGGGTCCCCCGGCGGGGAGAAAAGGCTAAACTGGTGGAAATGGCTCAGAAAAATGCCGCAGAGGAACTGGCCCAGCACCGGGCCCGGGAGGAACAAGCCCGGGCTAAGCTGGAGGGGGCGCTGCTGGGGTTAAAGGATTACCTGGAACTAACCAGGATTCCTAGGCGGATAGAGTGTTATGATATTTCTAATATCCAGGGAACGGAGTCGGTTGGGTCTATGGTGGTTTTTGTGGGCGGCAAGCCGCGCAATGACCTTTACCGGCGTTTCCGCATTAAAACTGTCGAGGGCCCCAATGACTTCGCCAGTATGCAGGAGGTCCTCAAACGGAGGTTTACCCGGGGGCTTCGTGAGCTCGATGAAATTGCATTAGGGAAGCTGGACGGAGAAAAGGCGAAATTTGCCGAAATGCCGGATCTGGTCATTATTGACGGGGGTAAGGGACAGCTGAGCGCAGCCCGGGAGATTATGAAAGAACTGCAGGTGGACCCTATTGCCACATACGGCCTTGCTAAGGAGCAGGAGCACCTGTTTGGCGAGGGCAGCCCGGAACCGGTGATACTGCCGCGCAATTCGGAGAGCCTTTATCTGGTCCAGCGCATTCGAGATGAGGCCCACCGGTTTGCCATCACCTATCACCGTAAGCTGAGGGGCAAACGTTCCCTAAAATCTGTCCTGGATGATATCCCCGGAGTAGGGGCCAAAAGGCGCAAGGCCCTGGTGGAACACTTCAGGTCCATGGCCCGCCTGAAAAATGCGACTGTTGACCAACTGGCAGAGGCGCCGGGGATAACGCGTCCGGTGGCCGAAGCCGTATATGAGTTTTTTCAGCAGGAAGAGGAATGA
- the uvrA gene encoding excinuclease ABC subunit UvrA — MAKDKIIVKGARVHNLKNIDVAIPRDKFVVITGLSGSGKSSLAFDTIYAEGQRRYVESLSAYARQFLGQMDKPDVEYIEGLSPAISIDQKTTSRNPRSTVGTVTEVYDYLRLLFARIGHPHCPECGRPVSQQTVEQIVDNLLGLPEGTKIQVLAPLVKGRKGEHAKVFEDIRKNGYVRVRVNGEMLEVTDEIMLDKNKKHSIEAVVDRIVIRPDGGGRLADSLELALNLSGGTVLVDVIDSEELVFSQNFACAECGISMEEISPRMFSFNNPYGACPECSGLGNKMEIDPDLVIPDKSKSIAQGALVPWSSNAAWYFQSLESLGKAYGFDVHTPVGQLTDKQLKAILYGTGNTKINYRFEKEGRSHIFDAPFEGVVNNLSRRHKETNSEWMREEIESYMSTHPCPKCNGARLKPETLAVKVGDKSIYEVTRLTVQKSLKFFERLVLSERENTISRQVMKEIRERLGFLVNVGLDYLTLDRAAGTLSGGESQRIRLATQIGSSLVGVLYILDEPSIGLHQRDNRRLIQTLEHLRDLGNTLIVVEHDEDTMLAADHIIDIGPGAGEHGGHVVAEGTLKDIIAEKKSITGQYLSGNKRIPVPAFRSKPNGNWLEVINASENNLKNINVHIPMGVFVCVTGVSGSGKSTLVNEILYKKLAHDLHRAKAKPGEHGEIRGLHLLDKVINIDQSPIGRTPRSNPATYTGLFDGIREIFSQTPEAKMRGYKPGRFSFNVRGGRCEACRGDGIIKIEMHFLPDVYVPCEVCKSKRYNRETLEVKYKGKTISDVLDMIVDEAADFFKNIPKIHRKLKTIQDVGLGYIRLGQPATTLSGGEAQRVKLATELSRRSNGKTLYILDEPTTGLHIADIHKLLGVLDRLVEAGDTVLVIEHNLDVIKTADYLIDLGPEGGDRGGRVLASGTPEEVAAVSESYTGQYLKQLLEREKALVVNGA, encoded by the coding sequence ATGGCAAAGGACAAAATAATTGTAAAGGGCGCCAGGGTACACAACCTGAAGAATATTGATGTAGCTATTCCCAGGGACAAGTTTGTGGTCATTACCGGTCTCAGCGGTTCCGGGAAATCCTCCCTGGCTTTTGATACCATATATGCAGAAGGACAGAGAAGGTATGTGGAGTCTCTCTCGGCCTATGCCAGGCAGTTCCTGGGCCAGATGGACAAACCTGATGTGGAATACATTGAAGGACTGTCCCCGGCAATTTCCATTGACCAGAAGACTACCAGCCGCAACCCCCGCTCCACGGTGGGTACGGTGACCGAGGTTTATGATTACCTGAGGCTGCTCTTTGCCAGGATTGGCCATCCTCACTGTCCGGAGTGCGGCAGGCCGGTATCACAGCAGACGGTGGAACAGATTGTTGATAACCTTCTGGGTCTGCCTGAGGGGACCAAAATCCAAGTCCTGGCGCCATTGGTCAAAGGACGTAAGGGTGAGCATGCCAAGGTCTTTGAAGATATCCGCAAAAACGGTTATGTACGGGTGCGCGTAAATGGGGAAATGTTAGAGGTTACTGATGAGATTATGCTGGACAAGAATAAAAAGCACTCCATTGAGGCGGTTGTGGACCGGATTGTAATCCGTCCTGACGGCGGGGGCCGTTTGGCTGATTCGCTGGAACTGGCTTTGAATCTCTCGGGAGGCACGGTCCTGGTAGATGTTATCGACAGCGAAGAACTGGTCTTCAGCCAGAACTTTGCCTGTGCCGAATGCGGCATCAGTATGGAGGAGATATCCCCCAGGATGTTTTCCTTTAACAATCCTTACGGAGCCTGTCCCGAGTGCAGCGGACTGGGGAACAAAATGGAAATCGACCCTGATCTGGTTATTCCTGACAAGAGTAAATCCATTGCCCAGGGGGCTCTGGTACCCTGGAGTTCCAATGCTGCCTGGTACTTCCAGTCCCTGGAGAGCCTGGGGAAGGCATACGGATTTGATGTCCATACACCTGTCGGGCAGTTGACTGATAAGCAGTTAAAAGCCATTCTGTATGGCACGGGAAATACCAAGATAAATTACCGTTTCGAGAAAGAGGGCCGAAGCCATATTTTTGATGCGCCCTTTGAGGGAGTTGTCAACAACCTCTCCCGTAGGCACAAGGAGACCAACTCCGAGTGGATGAGAGAGGAAATTGAGTCATATATGAGTACACATCCCTGCCCCAAATGTAATGGGGCCAGGCTGAAACCGGAAACCCTTGCGGTAAAAGTTGGAGACAAGTCTATTTATGAGGTCACCAGACTGACGGTACAGAAATCCCTGAAGTTTTTTGAGAGATTGGTACTTTCCGAACGTGAAAATACCATCAGCCGCCAGGTGATGAAAGAAATCAGGGAGCGGCTCGGTTTTCTGGTCAATGTGGGACTGGACTACCTGACCCTGGACAGAGCCGCCGGCACATTGTCAGGCGGGGAATCACAGCGTATCAGGCTGGCAACCCAGATTGGTTCCAGCCTGGTTGGGGTACTCTACATCCTTGACGAGCCTAGTATCGGCCTGCACCAGAGAGATAACAGGAGACTGATTCAGACCCTGGAACATTTGCGTGACCTGGGAAATACCCTTATTGTGGTGGAGCATGATGAAGATACCATGCTGGCTGCCGACCATATCATTGATATCGGGCCCGGCGCCGGTGAGCATGGGGGACATGTGGTGGCTGAAGGAACCCTGAAAGATATTATTGCTGAGAAAAAATCCATTACCGGGCAGTACCTCAGCGGCAACAAGAGGATACCTGTACCTGCCTTCAGGAGTAAGCCTAATGGCAACTGGCTGGAGGTTATTAATGCCAGTGAGAACAATCTGAAAAATATTAATGTACACATTCCCATGGGGGTATTTGTTTGTGTCACCGGTGTCTCCGGGAGTGGGAAGAGTACTTTGGTTAATGAAATATTGTACAAGAAACTGGCCCATGACCTGCACCGGGCTAAGGCCAAACCGGGGGAACACGGGGAAATCAGGGGACTGCACCTCCTGGACAAGGTTATCAATATTGACCAGTCACCGATAGGACGGACCCCGCGGTCCAACCCGGCTACTTATACCGGGCTTTTTGACGGTATCCGGGAGATATTTTCCCAGACCCCGGAAGCCAAGATGCGCGGGTATAAGCCGGGGCGGTTCAGTTTTAATGTTCGGGGCGGGCGCTGTGAGGCCTGTCGCGGTGACGGGATTATTAAAATAGAGATGCATTTCCTTCCTGATGTCTATGTCCCGTGTGAAGTATGTAAGAGCAAACGATATAACCGGGAGACCCTGGAGGTAAAATATAAGGGTAAAACAATTTCAGATGTCCTGGACATGATAGTTGATGAGGCTGCCGATTTCTTTAAGAACATTCCCAAGATACACCGCAAACTGAAGACCATTCAGGATGTGGGGCTGGGTTATATCAGGCTGGGCCAGCCGGCGACCACCCTGTCAGGGGGGGAGGCCCAGCGGGTCAAGCTGGCAACCGAACTGAGCCGCAGGAGCAATGGGAAAACCCTCTATATCCTTGATGAGCCCACCACAGGGCTGCACATAGCGGATATTCACAAGCTCCTGGGTGTCCTCGACCGCCTGGTGGAGGCAGGGGACACGGTTCTGGTGATTGAGCATAATCTTGATGTCATTAAAACTGCGGACTATCTGATTGACCTGGGACCTGAGGGTGGTGACCGGGGAGGAAGGGTGTTAGCTTCGGGAACTCCCGAAGAAGTCGCTGCAGTGTCCGAATCCTATACAGGACAGTATCTGAAACAGCTTTTGGAGCGGGAAAAGGCCTTGGTAGTCAATGGGGCGTGA
- the uvrB gene encoding excinuclease ABC subunit UvrB, giving the protein MDFKLQSEYGPAGDQPLAIEKLVRGLGEGLKHQTLLGVTGSGKTFTMANVIAQVKKPTLVIAHNKTLAAQLCGEFKEFFPDNAVEYFVSYYDYYQPEAYIPQTDTYIEKDASINEEIDKLRHSATAALFERRDVIIVASVSCIYGLGDPTEYRDLVLSLRKGAEIGRDAMLRKLVDIQYSRNDMNFIRGTFRVRGDVVEIFPASHGEQAIRVDFFGDEVERIMEIDTLTGEVLGERSHVSVFPASHFATSKEKLDRAVANIEQELEWRLAELREQGKLLEAQRLEQRTNFDIEMMREMGYCSGIENYSRHITGRNQGEPPYTLMDYFPEDYLIIVDESHVTLPQVRGMYEGDRSRKSALIEHGFRLPSALDNRPLRFGEFEEHMSQIIYTSATPGAYEQEHSRQVVEQIIRPTGLLDPEIHVRPVKGQIDDLLDEVRIRVEKGERVLVTTLTKKMAEDLTDYLKETGIKVRYLHSDIKTLERMEIIRELRLGIFDVLVGINLLREGLDIPEVSLVTILDADKEGFLRSERSLIQTIGRAARNAGGQVIMYGDKITDSMAKALNETNRRRQIQMEHNKKHHITPQTIKKAVRDVIEATRVAEAEAVYRTAGPRTEKMSRRDMNKFIAGLEKDMREAAKHLEFEKAAQLRDLLIELRAQARGKQ; this is encoded by the coding sequence ATGGACTTTAAACTGCAATCAGAATACGGACCTGCCGGGGATCAGCCGCTGGCTATAGAAAAGCTGGTCAGGGGATTGGGAGAAGGTCTGAAACACCAGACTCTGCTGGGAGTTACCGGTTCCGGCAAGACCTTTACCATGGCTAATGTGATTGCACAGGTAAAGAAGCCCACCCTTGTCATAGCCCATAACAAGACACTGGCTGCCCAGTTGTGCGGGGAGTTCAAGGAGTTTTTCCCTGACAATGCGGTGGAATACTTTGTGAGCTATTATGACTATTACCAGCCGGAGGCTTATATCCCGCAGACTGATACGTATATCGAAAAAGATGCTTCCATTAATGAGGAGATAGACAAGCTGAGGCACTCGGCCACAGCTGCCCTGTTTGAGCGCCGTGATGTTATCATTGTGGCCAGTGTATCCTGTATTTACGGCCTGGGTGACCCCACAGAATACCGTGACTTGGTCCTTTCTTTGCGTAAGGGCGCGGAAATCGGCAGGGATGCCATGCTGCGGAAATTGGTGGATATTCAGTACAGCAGGAATGATATGAATTTTATCCGGGGGACTTTCAGGGTAAGAGGGGATGTTGTGGAAATATTTCCGGCTTCCCATGGTGAACAGGCCATCAGGGTGGATTTCTTTGGCGATGAGGTTGAGCGGATAATGGAAATTGACACCCTCACGGGAGAGGTACTGGGAGAAAGGAGCCATGTTTCTGTTTTCCCTGCCAGCCACTTCGCCACTTCAAAGGAAAAGCTGGACCGGGCTGTCGCCAATATAGAGCAAGAGCTGGAATGGCGGCTGGCTGAACTTAGGGAGCAGGGAAAACTCCTGGAAGCGCAGCGCCTGGAACAGAGGACAAATTTTGATATCGAAATGATGCGGGAAATGGGTTACTGTTCCGGAATAGAAAACTATTCGCGGCACATCACCGGGAGGAACCAGGGGGAACCCCCCTATACCCTGATGGACTATTTCCCTGAGGATTACCTGATTATTGTTGATGAATCACATGTGACCCTGCCTCAGGTCCGGGGCATGTATGAAGGTGACCGTTCGCGAAAGAGCGCTCTCATTGAGCACGGGTTCCGGCTGCCATCAGCCCTGGACAACAGACCCCTGAGGTTTGGGGAGTTTGAGGAACATATGAGTCAGATTATCTATACTTCGGCAACTCCGGGGGCATATGAGCAGGAGCACAGCCGGCAGGTTGTCGAACAGATTATCAGACCTACCGGGCTTCTGGACCCCGAGATTCATGTCAGGCCGGTCAAAGGCCAGATTGATGACCTTCTCGATGAGGTCAGGATTCGGGTGGAAAAGGGTGAGCGGGTACTGGTAACAACCCTGACCAAGAAAATGGCAGAAGACCTGACAGATTATCTCAAGGAAACTGGAATCAAGGTAAGATACCTGCATTCAGATATCAAAACACTGGAGCGGATGGAAATCATCAGGGAACTGCGCCTGGGTATTTTTGATGTCTTGGTGGGAATTAACCTGCTCCGGGAGGGCTTGGATATTCCGGAGGTATCTCTGGTAACTATTCTTGATGCCGACAAGGAGGGGTTCCTGAGGTCAGAGCGCTCCCTGATCCAGACCATCGGCCGGGCGGCGAGGAATGCCGGAGGCCAGGTGATCATGTATGGTGATAAAATCACAGATTCCATGGCCAAGGCCCTCAATGAGACCAACCGCCGCCGCCAGATACAGATGGAGCATAACAAAAAACACCATATCACGCCACAGACCATTAAGAAGGCGGTACGGGATGTCATAGAAGCTACCAGGGTGGCTGAGGCGGAAGCGGTTTACCGGACAGCCGGTCCCAGGACAGAGAAAATGTCACGCCGCGATATGAATAAGTTTATCGCCGGGCTGGAGAAAGACATGCGGGAAGCGGCCAAGCATCTCGAATTTGAGAAAGCGGCACAGCTGAGGGACCTGCTTATTGAATTAAGAGCCCAAGCAAGGGGGAAACAGTAA